The DNA segment TCTGTAACAGAAGGCATATTAGCTGACAAATGCAAACAGCTGATAATAGATTTTTTTAAAGACAAAAGATAAAAAAGGGCGGCTCTTATGAACCGCTCTTTTTGTTATTTGACTAATATCACAAGATACTTACTTGTTCCCCAAAATGATTGAGGGTTTGTTATATGCAATACGTATTGATTGTTTGCATCTCTCTGAAGGCTATAAGAACCTGCTGGGTGAGTTGTAAGAAGTTTTGCCGATTTAGAATATAATTTTATATCCTTATCTACTCGTATATCTATCTTTGTAAAGTAATTCTTGTTAAAGTTAGACTGCAAAACTCGACCTTCTTCTATAATATGCTGTTCTTTAAGTTCACTTTTAGTGCCAAACACAAACCAAGCAGAGTTCAACTGTCTGTCTTGAAGGCTTATCATTTGTGATTTCTGACTACTCTCATCTGTCAAACTAGATAAATTTGTATTAAGATTAGATATTGTTTCATCCAATTCAGAAATATGAATATCCTTAGCATCCAACTCTGCTCTAAGTTGCTGCAGTTGTTGATCTTTTGCGTCAAGTTGTTTTACTAGACCATCTATTGTACGTTTAAATTGTTCTCCTTTAAAAGAACTTTCACGCAGTTGCTCTTTCAGTTTATTTATTAGTTCACGGTTCTGCTTCATTGTAGACTGTATGAACTGTATATTTTCACGTACACGCTGAGTGGCATCAGCTCCTTCCCCCTGTTTAGCCAAAGCGACTCTATTTTCAGCCTCACCAATTTCACGGAAACCTTCATTTATATCATTCATAGTTCCCATCATATCATTGAGTTCATTGTCTTTCTGAGCAATAATCTTCTGAAGCGAATCAGTCTGTTGAGCTGTAACAACATTTGATTTTGGCTTCTCGTTATTACAAGCCACCAACGACAAAGCACATACAGCTAGTATTAATACTTTTTTCATCTTCATTTTTTGTTTTGTTTATATTCTTTTGTACTCACACCGGCAAGAATAATAACTATCTCGCCTCTAGGTTCTGTCTCCGAAAAATGATTTATAACATCAGATAAAGTGCCCCTTACACTTTCTTCGTAAATTTTAGATATTTCACGGCATACACTTACTTGTCTATCTTCACCGAAAGCCTCTGCAAAATGCTGCAATGTTTTTAGTAACCTGTATGGTGATTCATAAAAAATCATTGTACGCGTTTCGCTTTTAAGGTTTTCCAGTCTTGTGGCCCTACCCTTTTTTGGGGGAAGAAAGCCTTCAAAACAAAACCTATCATCAGGCAAGCCAGAAGACACTAATGCAGGAACAAATGCAGTTGCTCCTGGTAGGCACTGCACTGTGATGCCCTCCTTTACAGCCTCACGAACCAAGAAGAAGCCAGGGTCACTTATTCCAGGTGTACCTGCATCGCTAATAAGAGCTATTGTCATACCTGCTTTTAGTTTTTCCACTATATTAGCAGATGTTCCATGCTCATTAAACTTATGATGCGACATCAAATTATTCTTGATATCGAAATGTTTCAACAGAATACCAGATGTTCTTGTATCTTCTGCCAAGACTAGATCAGCCTCTTTCAGGATGCGAATAGCACGGAAAGTAATATCTTCCATGTTCCCTACCGGAGTAGGCACTACGTATAATATACCCATATTGAATACAAATATATATAATTATTTGATTTATTCAAAAAAAGCAGCCAATTCTTTGCAATTTTTAAAACGTATTTGTATTTTTGCACTTAATTATAATAATGTATGACCTTATTCAATTATAACTAAAAATATGTTAGAAAATAAAATAACATTCGATAAATTCATAAGATGGGCTTTGACTGCTTTGCTTATTATCGCTATATTATATGTGACAAATTATCTAAGTAGCGTACTATTACCTTTTTTTATTGCATGGCTATTTGCCTATCTTCTTTATCCTATTGTATGTTTTGTACAACACAAACTACATGTTCCAGGACGCGTATTGTCTATTATCGTCACACTAATATTCGTAATATCTGTAATAGGAGGTTTAGTTTATCTTATTATTCCACCTCTGATAGAACAATTTGAGAAATTGGGCGATCTAGCTACACGCTATTTGAATCAAACTACCCACATAAAGAACTATCCTACTACAATTCAAGAATGGCTAATGGCAAATGACAAAAATATAGAGAAGTTCTTTAAGAACAAAGAAGTTATTGAAGCTATAAAAAATGCCATGCCTGGAGTTTTTTCTGTTTTAGGTCAGACCGCTAACATAATAATAAGTATAATAGCATCTTTCATCACAATATTATATATGTTCTTCATACTTATGGATTACGAGGTACTTTCTTCCAAATGGATTAAGGTATTTCCTAAAAAGAACCGTCCTTTTTGGAAAGAACTGATGACTGATGTAGAACACGAATTAAACAGTTATATGCGTGGTCAGGCAGTTGTAGCCTTATGTGTTGGAGTCTTATTCTGTATTGGTTTCACCATAATAGGTTTCCCAATGGCTATAGGATTGGGAATACTTATAGGATTGATGGATTTGATTCCTTATCTACATACATTAGCTATTATACCAACTATTTTTCTGTCATTGCTTAAAGCAGCTGACACTGGACAGAATTTCTGGATAATACTACTATCTGCAGTTGCCGTCTTTATAGTAGTTCAACTTATTGCAGATATGATACTGACGCCAAAAATAATGGGTAAAGCTATGGGGTTAAACCCTGCGATATTATTACTTTCGTTATCCGTATGGGGCACTTTGTTAGGTTTCATCGGGCTAATAATTGCCCTGCCGCTGACCACTTTGATAATTGCATATTACCAAAAATATGTCACAAAAGAGCAGGGAAATGAAGATTTTCCCGAAAAAGTTATTGAATAATTTGGTTGTTACAAAAAAAACTCATACCTTTGCACTCGCTTAACAAAATAAGCACGGTATGATCCGCTAGCTCAGTTGGTAGAGCACAACACTTTTAATGTTGGGGTCTTGGGTTCGAACCCCAAGCGGATCACTAGAAAAGGAGTTCAAATGAACTCCTTTTCTAGTTAAATAAACTTTTCATGTTCCAATTCATCTGTTTAAATGAATTTATTATCCCATTTCTAGGAATGCAAAATACTTGTCAACCAAATCCTGCAAGGTGACTTCTTTCTGAAAAAATCTTAGCCAATCGATAAAAGTCTTCATTTCTACAAGCACTTTCTCCACTTCAGGGGCACGATAATACACTTTTTCACGGCCAAACATGCCGGACACGACTTGCATTGGTTCTGTGCGATAGGCTCCAACATTAATTTCCGAAAGTCCACTTCGTCCTGTGGGGAATAATGCTCCATGTCAGGAGAAAAGCCTTTTTTCAGATAGCGGGTCAAGATAATTAACTGTGGCATCAAGCATCATTTCTACGATACCACCTATATAATGCGTTGGAGCTTTTTCATCTGCAACTTTGATACCCAACTTTCGAGCTATAGAAGAGCGCACTTCAGACAAATCAAGAATAATACCTTCAATGGCCGATGAAGCTAGGATGTCATTAGCAATACCATTTTTAGTATTAAATTCTTTATCCACAAATAAATTGCTTACTTTTACACCGCTATTAGAGGTAGAGTTAAAGACCTTCACTTTCAAGTTATTGTCCCAAGAAACTAGGTGGCAAAGAATTACACAAGAATCTTCGTCGACTCGGAAGACACTATACAAAACGTGGTCAAAAGACGAATGATCGTGGATTTATCAAGAATCGTATTGACATTGATCAAAGACCATCTATCGTAGATGAGAAGCTTAGATTCCGAGATTTAGAGATTGACACAGTGATTGGCAAGAACCAGAAAGGAGCCCTTCTTACTATCAATGATAGGGCCACAGGTCTGGTATGGATTCGATTATTAAGTGGGAAAGAAGCCGCTCCACTGACCGAAGCTGCCATAAAAGCATTATTACCAATTAAGGACATAATACACACAATAACGGCTGATAATGGAAAATAATTCAGTTTTCACGAAAAAATCGCAGAGAAATTGAATATTTTTATTTACTTTGCGAAACCATATCACTCATGGGAAAGAGGAGCCAATGAAAACACAAATGGACTTATTAGAAAAGACTTCCCAAAGGGTACGGATTTTGGAGACATTACATTTGTATTGCACCTCAATTGTGTTTACGGTACTTAATTTGATTATGTTATCTGTAAGAATTAAAGAAGAAAATGAGGTTTTAAAAGATTTGAAATGGACTATTAATTGTTACTCAATATATTTTTATGATTGAATCTCTTTCATTGACAATGCTTCTACTTATATTCGGCGTTAGTGCAATACTAATATGGTTGGCAGGAATCAAATTAACCGAGACTGCCGACATTCTTTCCATACACTTCGGTTTGGGTGAAGCATTGGGTGGATTAATTTTACTGGCAATTGTAACAAATCTCCCCGAAATTGCCATTACTGTAAGCGCTGCAATTCAGCACAATATGGCACTTGCTATCGGAAATATTCTGGGAGGTATTGCTCTACAAACTGTCGTACTTGTGGTGTTGGATGTATTTGGACTGGGCAAAAAAGATCCTCTTACTTATCGTGCTGCATCGCTTATATTAGTGCTGGAAGGATTAATGGTTATTATTGTTTTGACATTAGTGATTGTGGGCAATCAGTTTGGCTCCTTGGTTATTTTCCATGGTGTAGCGCCAATAGATGTAATCATCGTGTTGGTGTGGATTGTAGGTATATATTTGATCGGGAAAGCAAGAACTAACTTGCCTTGGCATCAGTTAGGTGTTCTTCCGGGCAGTCAAAAAGAAAAGCGAGGACACAGCAAAATAAAAAAATATGATTTAGCTATAAAAAAAGGGACAAGCATTCAAGTTGTTATTTTTATTTTTGCTTTATGCTCATTGGTTACTTTAGTTGCCGGTGTGGGATTGGAAGTAACGGGCGAAGCCATTGCTAAACAGATAGGAATGACGGGTGTATTATTCGGTGCTACAATTTTAGCGGCTGCGACTTCGCTGCCTGAAGTAGCTACAGGTTTAACTTCCGTGAAATTAGAAGATTATCAAATGGCCATGAGTGATATTTTCGGAGGAAATGCATTCCTGCCGGTATTATTTATGGTGGCAACTATCATTTCGGGTGAATCTGTTCTTCCGCAAGCGCATAAAACTGATATTTATCTCACAGCGTTAGCAATACTTCTAACTATTATCTATATCTGCGGTTTAATATTCCGTCCCCGAAAGCAAATACTAAGGATGGGTATTGATTCATTCATTGTAATGATCGTTTATTTAATCGGATTACTAGGATTATTTGCTATTTAGTAAAAAAAAAATTATGCATTATTTAATATATATATTATGAGTAAAAATATATCGGATCAACTAGTGGAAACCTTAGTTGCAGCAGGAATTCAACGAATTTATGCCGTAACAGGAGATAGTCTTAATCATGTAAATGAAGCAGTGCATCGTAATGGCAAGATCAAGTGGGTTCATGTCCGAAACGAAGAAACTGCCGCTTTTGCAGCCAGTGCAGAGGCACAGTTAAACGGTCTGGCATGTTGTGCGGGTAGTAGTGGTCCAGGACATGTTCATCTGATCAATGGTCTGTATGATGCAAATCGTTCGTCGGCTTCCGTATTGGCCATTGCATCCACTATCCCGACCAGTGAATTTGGAACCGACTATTTTCAGGAAACAAACATATTCAAGCTGTTTGACGATTGCAGTTGCTATAATCAAATGGCTACAACAACAACGCAATTTCCTCGTATGCTACAGGCCGCCCTTCAATATACCATACAGAAAAAGGGGGTAGCTGTTCTTGGGTTGCCTGGTGACATCACGAATTTTCCTGCAGAAGAGGCCGAAACTACAACAAGGCTATTTCATACCGAACCTATTGTCAGACCATCCGAGGATGAACTGTTACAACTCGCCGGAATAATAAATTCGTATCGGAAAGTCACTATCTATTGCGGACTTGGTGCTGCAGAAGCACATGATGAGATTATTCAGCTTGCAGAAAAATTAAAATCACCAGTTGCCTATTCTTATAAGGCAAAGATGGCGATTCAGTATGATAATCCCTATGAAGTGGGTCTTACCGGCTTACTGGGGGTCCCTTCTGCTTACCAAAGCATGCATGAATGTGAATTGCTTATATTATTAGGAACAGATTTTCCGTATACACCCTTTATGCCTGTTCATAATAAAATTGTACAAATTGATATTAAACCGGAGAATCTTGGACGAAGAGCAAAACTTGAGATGGGTCTTTGTGGTGATGTAAAAGACACGCTACAAGCCATCTTGTCCCTTATAGTAACGAAAAAAGATACTAAATTTCTCAATCGGCAATTAAAGTTTTACGATGTAGTCAAAAAGAATTTATTATTATATGTAAACGATCCCGGTAAACCAAATACTATTCATCCTGAATATGTTGCTTCTGTGATAAATGAGTTGGCTCACAAGGATGCCATATTTACGGTAGATACAGGAATGTGTTGTGTATGGGCTGCACGCTATATTGCTGGAACCGGTGAACGAAAAATGTTGGGTTCATTTAATCACGGATCAATGGCAAATGCCATGCCGCAAGCCATTGGCGCAGCATTTGCCTGTCCCGACAAACAAGTGATTGCCTTTTGCGGTGATGGCGGTTTATCCATGATGATGGGTGACTTGATGACGATTGTTCAATACAATTTACCTGTGAAGATTGTACTTTTTAATAATAGTTCATTGGGTATGGTAAAACTGGAAATGCAAGTAGCAGGAATTCCTGACATTGAAACGGATATGTTGAATCCTGATTTCGTAAAATTAGCTGAAGCAATGGGAATGTACGGAATTCTAATTAATGATCCTGCAGATGTTAGACCGGCATTAGAAAAAGCCTTTCTACAGGATGGTCCTGCATTAATTACCATTCAGACTGATCCGAATGCTCTTGCCATGCCTCCTAAACTGGAATTCGACCAAATGAAAGGTTTTGCTTTTTATATGGGGAAAATGATGATAAGCGGACGTGTAGATGAAATTTTTAAGATCATTAAGTCAAACTATAAACATATTGGTGAAGTGATCTGATCGGAAAAATAACTGATTATAAAAAGTATTCAAAGAGTTGGCCCCTGATGAAGAATTACTTGAGTTCGGTATAAGAAATCAGAAGAAAGATGGTTGATTAGTTTGAACGATTTCATATCTAGAAAGAGGCCGTAGCTTCTTGTCAGAGAAGCAATATGCAGTAATAACAGGAACGAGATTCATGATGAAATTGTTTATAGAACGGTGTCTGGAATATACGATCTGAGCTGTATTTTTGAGTCTATCATTAATGCATTCAATGATATACCTTTTGCGCAACATGATTTTATCCCAAAGAGGCATCAGTTTGTTTTTCATTATTGCCCTAAGCCCTTCTCTTTAAGTTCGCGTATGATCCCAACATCAAAATGGGAGATACTGCGATTGAAAAATATTTCATAAGATATAAAAGGTAAGGATCTCTCTTACAAAGGGTCATGTATTATGATCCGACAAGGAATCATGGAAAAATGCGCTACAAAAGTGTGCTACTCGAATCCTTAATTTTTATTACTTCATTGTACTTCAATGAATTCAAAAGTATAACAATTTTATTCCATGACCCCAAGCGGATCACTAAGACAAATTTAGAGGGATTCCATTACGGAGTCCTTTTTTCGTTGAATAGACTTCTTATGTCCCAATTCGGGGTCGATTCATAATTTTGGGAATTTAACAATTTCTATGCATAAAGTTTAGCTACTCTGAAGAGGAAAAATCTGGGCCAGTTTGTATTTGCTATCTTGCGTTGGCGTAACTGAACGCTAATAGTATAGGACTCATATGGACTTTTAGGTTTGTAAGCCATAGTGAATTACTTACCTTTGGGAGCTGCCACTGTAATTAGTTTATCAAATAAATCTGTTTTTTGAATATCAGGAGATTCACAAAATCTACGTTCTTTGTATGCAATAAGTCCCAGCTGACGTAAGCATCTATCAAACACTCTTATCCAATATACATAATGATCATCCTCCCCAGGAAATAATGCTTTAAAATATTTAGTAGAGTAGAATGTAGCGTCTCTCTTTTTATCTCCATATTTATGAAGTAAAACTATCGAATAGCCTATACCGACAACACCTAGATTCTCTTCCATCAAATCAAAATACGCAAAGTTAAATAAGTTTGTCATTACATAGAGCATTGACTTCATTAAAGCATGGTCGTCTTCAAGCATCTTTGTTCGTCCCTTGACAATTGTCATTACCCCATGTGTCTCTTTTACTATTTTCATCTGCTTCATTATAAGGTGTGTGAGTTGAGTTGAAATAGTATCAGCCTCTTTATATACTTTGGTAAGTCCGGTTTCCACCCAATAATCTAATGCACCAAGCGGATACAATTCTTTCACAAGTTTTGAGGGTAACGCACCCTTTGTGGTCAATTTGATTTTACCATCTCGTTGCAATACAGATATCACGTATTTTATTTGACGAAAGAGAGGGCTTTCGTTATAGACATCAGAAGAGCATTCTTTTAATTGAACTATATTGCCCGTAGAAAAAGTACAATAAAGAATATCACTCATCTCAACAGGTGAATATCCTTCAAATTCATCACGTCCAACGTTGTTACATTGAGTCATAAACTGCTGCATCTTGCTGTTTATTTCATCGATAGAGTTGAAATTATCGCCATATTGACTCACAAACTCAGTTATTATTTTATCTGTTAATTTCCCCATAATTATAAATTTAAAATAAATTCTAGTTGTCGTATCATTGATGGAATATTATGATAGGATTCTTCATGGCATAGGCCTTGCAAAATTCATAAATTTCATATTCGTCATTAAGATGAAATACATCTTCTATTTCCCAATTCGTTATCATAAATAAAAAGAGGATTAATATGTTTTGATAAGAGTGCAAAGATATTTATATTTTTGTATTATGCCAATATTTCCATATAAGAATTTTCAATGTTTTATTATTGGTTGCACATCAATACAATTAAAAACATTAATAAATGGCAATATATTTATTATAGGCACACGAAGAGTAATTCGATTAGTAATCCCAATTATTTTAATGTGGCCGAGCACGTGAAAGCGGTACATTGCAACTTCATCCTTGAAGGCAAACTGCCTAAAGTCGGTTCTAAGCAGATGAAGACCTTATGCTCGGGAGTAAAAGTCGTGGCGCACTTATTAATAAAGTGAGGGAATAATATCTTTATTATCAAAAGCCCTATCGTTTGATAATTCCTGTTTCATTATCTTTCAGATTGATTTTTTTATCAACACCTTGGTATTTACGGCCTTTGCTCAGTCGCCATGTAATATTCAAACTGACGAGGTTGCTGTTGCTACTGCTGTAAAGGGTGGTAATCTTGTGCTGATTACGATTGAGAACTTCAGACTCGTACATTTTATAATTCCGGGAAAATGGTTGCGACCATGTGAGGGAGAACTGCCAATTTTTGTACTGATAAGACCCTTGCAAGGAGATGCACGAACCATTGTAGCCTTTCCCCTCTCCTTCAAGGAAACGTGAGCCGTTGTCAGCGTGAGCTACGAGTGTAAAGTGGCCGAGGTAGGTATTGATGCTTCCTGTGCAGAAATATGAAGTATAGCAATGTGTGTAGTCATCTCCGAAATTAAAACAGCGGAATAACCCTCCGTCAGTGGCAATGCTCAGTTTCTCGGGAATGAGCCAATAATTAGCGTATGCCATTATATGGAGTACGTCAATCTCTTTCTGATTACGTTGAGTATAGATGAACTGATTGTCAGCAGTTCGTTCATAAGCAGCCATATTGGGATGATTGCACGATTTATAGTAACACTGAATAAATGATTGCCAAGGTCCTTTGTTATAAGACATCTTAAGGGTATGCTCAAAATCTCTATTTGGCTTGAGATCAGGGCTTCCTACTGTCGACTCCATGCTATTCGTTCGAATGGTGATGTCACTAATCATTGCAATCCTAGAGGCGGCATCGTACATCTCGGAAGAATAACTAAGTTGGAGTTCGTTCGTAATGTTGTATGCCAATGAAACCTTTGTTCTGAATAACGAATAATTGTACTCATGCTCTTGCTGGTGATAATTGAGATAGCTTATTCCCATTCCGACTGCATAACGTAACTTACTTAGATTTCCTTTTATTTCAGAGAAGGCATAAAGACGATTGTTTTGCATCGTATCATGCGACTGGGCATCACCTGTATATTCATTGCGCGTGTACTTATATTTATAGTTGACACCTGCAGAAAGGATGAAAGGCTTGAGTCTGTTTTCATAGATTACCTCAGTGATTGCTGAGTAGGTTTTTCCATTCACGTTATATTGATAGGGTGTTCTCTCATCGTAATAATTAAGTGCATCGGTATTGATGTAAGTGCCCACCGCATTGAGTGTGATGGATTGTTTTGGTGTCAACTGGCGGAAGTAGTAAAGGTCTAGAACGGGAGTGCTGCTAAGACTATGTTGATGATCTGTTGCGACATACTGATTGGTACCATCAATAATGTTCTTGTAGTTATAATCTCCGGGGATATTCATAAAATCGCCACTCAGAGTTGCCTGAAACACATAGTTTGTGGAGTCAGCCAGATTATAGGTCAACTTCATATTGTTACTGAAACATCTGTTCCGAGAGGCGAAATCGTTTCTTTGTATAGTGTAGACCGAACCGTCATTTAGATGGTAGTCAGCCGATTCCTTCGTGCGATTACTTTTGTCATCATTGTAACCAAATTCATAACTCAACGATATTTCACTTTTTCCGGCGTTCCACTTTCCAAATATCATGTCATCGCCATTCTTTGCTGTAATCGACTGGGTGAGATCTGTGCCTACGATATAACCCCTGTTTACCTTACATGTCATGATATTGATGACGTATGCAATACCTTCTCCATAGCGCACACCAGGATTGTTAATGAAATCAATTTTGCAGATACTCTTAGGATCGAGTGAGAGCATTTCTGTTTTATCAATCTCAATACCGTTGATACGCAATTGCACACTACCACGATTGTCAATGGCAGCAATACTGTGGGCAATCTCATCTATACGGATATTTGGTAAGGATAGCTTCTGCAAGATACTGTATCCAGATGATGAATGGGTCTTCTGTTCTTCCGATGGAAAAATAAACTGACCATCTACCTTGTTGACAACTCTTGCTGCTTTCACTTCTACTTCTTGAAGACTGACCTCCTTTTCCACATCCTGAGCAAAGGATGAGAGTGTTGAACCTAAGAGAACTGATAAAAGGATTATTCGTTTCATTTGCGCCTTATTTTGAATTGAAGCGCAAAGGTAGAAACTATATAAGGGATGGAGGAAAAAACAAACTGAGATTTCCCTGATATTTTCCTGATAAGTGTCTTGTATTGCCATAACACGCTGCAAATCAGTATGTATGAGTCTCCTGCGGACGGAATCCTTAGGCCGTCATAAAGAGATGGCACTGAATGTCTGCATACTGCTTTACCGCTAATAGCCACCATATATTCAATAATAGAAAAATATAACAGAAATATATTGGCGTTTCAAAAAAGTTGTATAACTTTGTCTCATAACTAATATATATATAATATGGCTCTATTAGATGACTTAAAATGGCGATATGCTACAAAAGCGTATGATTCTACAAAAAAGGTAGATCAGAAAGATGTAGATAAGATTATCGAAGCGGCACGTTTAGCCCCGACCTCTTCAGGTTTACAACAATTCAGAGTAATGGTTATTACCAATCAGGAACTGAAAGAAAAAATAGTTCCCATTGCTATGGATCAACAAAATATAGCTCAATGTTCTCATCTTTTGGTTTTTGTTGCGTGGGATAAGTACACAGAAAAAAGAATTGATGACATCTATAATTATACCACAGATCAAAGAGGTCTACCAAAAGGTAGGTTTGATTCTTATACTAACAAACTGAAAGCCCTCTATCTGCCACAGACTGCAGAAGAGAATTTTGCACACACAGCCAGACAGGCTTATATCGGTTTGGGATTAGCCTTGGCGCAGGCCGCAGAGTTGAAAGTGGACAGCACCCCTATGGAAGGTTTCGATAATAAAGCCTTGGATGAACTGTTAGGTCTGAGATCTAAAGGACTTAG comes from the Xylanibacter oryzae DSM 17970 genome and includes:
- a CDS encoding DUF4172 domain-containing protein, with amino-acid sequence MKVFNSTSNSGVKVSNLFVDKEFNTKNGIANDILASSAIEGIILDLSEVRSSIARKLGIKVADEKAPTHYIGGIVEMMLDATVNYLDPLSEKRLFS
- the rsmI gene encoding 16S rRNA (cytidine(1402)-2'-O)-methyltransferase; translation: MGILYVVPTPVGNMEDITFRAIRILKEADLVLAEDTRTSGILLKHFDIKNNLMSHHKFNEHGTSANIVEKLKAGMTIALISDAGTPGISDPGFFLVREAVKEGITVQCLPGATAFVPALVSSGLPDDRFCFEGFLPPKKGRATRLENLKSETRTMIFYESPYRLLKTLQHFAEAFGEDRQVSVCREISKIYEESVRGTLSDVINHFSETEPRGEIVIILAGVSTKEYKQNKK
- a CDS encoding sodium:calcium antiporter, encoding MIESLSLTMLLLIFGVSAILIWLAGIKLTETADILSIHFGLGEALGGLILLAIVTNLPEIAITVSAAIQHNMALAIGNILGGIALQTVVLVVLDVFGLGKKDPLTYRAASLILVLEGLMVIIVLTLVIVGNQFGSLVIFHGVAPIDVIIVLVWIVGIYLIGKARTNLPWHQLGVLPGSQKEKRGHSKIKKYDLAIKKGTSIQVVIFIFALCSLVTLVAGVGLEVTGEAIAKQIGMTGVLFGATILAAATSLPEVATGLTSVKLEDYQMAMSDIFGGNAFLPVLFMVATIISGESVLPQAHKTDIYLTALAILLTIIYICGLIFRPRKQILRMGIDSFIVMIVYLIGLLGLFAI
- a CDS encoding NAD(P)H-dependent oxidoreductase gives rise to the protein MALLDDLKWRYATKAYDSTKKVDQKDVDKIIEAARLAPTSSGLQQFRVMVITNQELKEKIVPIAMDQQNIAQCSHLLVFVAWDKYTEKRIDDIYNYTTDQRGLPKGRFDSYTNKLKALYLPQTAEENFAHTARQAYIGLGLALAQAAELKVDSTPMEGFDNKALDELLGLRSKGLRSVVLMPLGYRDNTNDWLVKMKKVRIPKDNFVIKSK
- a CDS encoding thiamine pyrophosphate-dependent enzyme, with translation MSKNISDQLVETLVAAGIQRIYAVTGDSLNHVNEAVHRNGKIKWVHVRNEETAAFAASAEAQLNGLACCAGSSGPGHVHLINGLYDANRSSASVLAIASTIPTSEFGTDYFQETNIFKLFDDCSCYNQMATTTTQFPRMLQAALQYTIQKKGVAVLGLPGDITNFPAEEAETTTRLFHTEPIVRPSEDELLQLAGIINSYRKVTIYCGLGAAEAHDEIIQLAEKLKSPVAYSYKAKMAIQYDNPYEVGLTGLLGVPSAYQSMHECELLILLGTDFPYTPFMPVHNKIVQIDIKPENLGRRAKLEMGLCGDVKDTLQAILSLIVTKKDTKFLNRQLKFYDVVKKNLLLYVNDPGKPNTIHPEYVASVINELAHKDAIFTVDTGMCCVWAARYIAGTGERKMLGSFNHGSMANAMPQAIGAAFACPDKQVIAFCGDGGLSMMMGDLMTIVQYNLPVKIVLFNNSSLGMVKLEMQVAGIPDIETDMLNPDFVKLAEAMGMYGILINDPADVRPALEKAFLQDGPALITIQTDPNALAMPPKLEFDQMKGFAFYMGKMMISGRVDEIFKIIKSNYKHIGEVI
- a CDS encoding histidine kinase — protein: MKRIILLSVLLGSTLSSFAQDVEKEVSLQEVEVKAARVVNKVDGQFIFPSEEQKTHSSSGYSILQKLSLPNIRIDEIAHSIAAIDNRGSVQLRINGIEIDKTEMLSLDPKSICKIDFINNPGVRYGEGIAYVINIMTCKVNRGYIVGTDLTQSITAKNGDDMIFGKWNAGKSEISLSYEFGYNDDKSNRTKESADYHLNDGSVYTIQRNDFASRNRCFSNNMKLTYNLADSTNYVFQATLSGDFMNIPGDYNYKNIIDGTNQYVATDHQHSLSSTPVLDLYYFRQLTPKQSITLNAVGTYINTDALNYYDERTPYQYNVNGKTYSAITEVIYENRLKPFILSAGVNYKYKYTRNEYTGDAQSHDTMQNNRLYAFSEIKGNLSKLRYAVGMGISYLNYHQQEHEYNYSLFRTKVSLAYNITNELQLSYSSEMYDAASRIAMISDITIRTNSMESTVGSPDLKPNRDFEHTLKMSYNKGPWQSFIQCYYKSCNHPNMAAYERTADNQFIYTQRNQKEIDVLHIMAYANYWLIPEKLSIATDGGLFRCFNFGDDYTHCYTSYFCTGSINTYLGHFTLVAHADNGSRFLEGEGKGYNGSCISLQGSYQYKNWQFSLTWSQPFSRNYKMYESEVLNRNQHKITTLYSSSNSNLVSLNITWRLSKGRKYQGVDKKINLKDNETGIIKR
- a CDS encoding AI-2E family transporter; amino-acid sequence: MLENKITFDKFIRWALTALLIIAILYVTNYLSSVLLPFFIAWLFAYLLYPIVCFVQHKLHVPGRVLSIIVTLIFVISVIGGLVYLIIPPLIEQFEKLGDLATRYLNQTTHIKNYPTTIQEWLMANDKNIEKFFKNKEVIEAIKNAMPGVFSVLGQTANIIISIIASFITILYMFFILMDYEVLSSKWIKVFPKKNRPFWKELMTDVEHELNSYMRGQAVVALCVGVLFCIGFTIIGFPMAIGLGILIGLMDLIPYLHTLAIIPTIFLSLLKAADTGQNFWIILLSAVAVFIVVQLIADMILTPKIMGKAMGLNPAILLLSLSVWGTLLGFIGLIIALPLTTLIIAYYQKYVTKEQGNEDFPEKVIE